The following proteins are encoded in a genomic region of Porphyrobacter sp. CACIAM 03H1:
- a CDS encoding acyl-CoA dehydrogenase family protein, whose protein sequence is MNFELSHEHQMLKELVGKFVRDQLMPYEQAVIARENIGQGTYLTPEETAKVDAASRELGLWGLDAPEEVGGMNLPMVAMVGVSEELGKTVVPYYLPPDSPNLRMLMVAADERQRAAYLEPYVRGETISAIGISEPGAGADPAGMRTTAVQDGDDWIINGRKIWITKGAEADFTILMAVTDKNPNGRNGMSAFLVDKGTPGFNVTRKIPMIDGTATYEIALEDCRVPGWKLLGKRGQGFAPMQVRLGTRRIEMASWSIGMAQRAMEMMIDYAPQRTTFGKPLSARQTVQNWISDAATKIHAMRLMTYDCAWKIDEGRDVRSEISMIKSFCTESAYEIVDHAMQLYGGMGMTRELPLYLMSNKLRTMRIYDGPSEIHNWVVARALLGTSE, encoded by the coding sequence ATGAATTTCGAGCTCAGCCACGAACACCAGATGCTCAAGGAGCTGGTCGGAAAGTTCGTGCGCGACCAGCTGATGCCTTACGAACAGGCGGTGATCGCCCGCGAGAACATCGGGCAGGGCACCTACCTCACGCCTGAGGAAACCGCGAAGGTCGATGCCGCCAGCCGTGAACTCGGCCTGTGGGGCCTCGATGCGCCCGAGGAGGTGGGGGGCATGAACCTCCCCATGGTGGCGATGGTCGGTGTGTCCGAGGAACTGGGCAAGACCGTGGTGCCCTACTACCTCCCCCCCGACAGCCCGAACTTGAGGATGCTGATGGTCGCGGCGGATGAACGCCAGCGCGCCGCCTATCTCGAACCCTATGTCCGGGGCGAGACGATCAGCGCCATCGGCATCTCCGAGCCCGGCGCGGGCGCGGACCCGGCGGGGATGCGCACCACCGCCGTGCAGGACGGCGACGACTGGATCATCAACGGCCGCAAGATCTGGATCACCAAGGGCGCCGAGGCCGATTTCACCATCCTCATGGCGGTGACCGACAAGAACCCCAACGGCAGGAACGGCATGTCGGCCTTCCTCGTCGACAAGGGCACGCCGGGCTTCAACGTCACCCGCAAGATCCCGATGATCGACGGCACCGCGACCTACGAGATCGCTCTCGAGGACTGCCGGGTGCCGGGCTGGAAGCTGCTCGGCAAGCGCGGGCAGGGCTTCGCCCCGATGCAGGTGCGGCTCGGCACGCGGCGGATCGAGATGGCCTCGTGGTCGATCGGCATGGCGCAGCGCGCGATGGAGATGATGATCGACTATGCGCCCCAGCGCACGACCTTCGGCAAGCCGCTCTCGGCGCGCCAGACGGTGCAGAACTGGATCAGCGACGCCGCCACCAAGATCCACGCGATGCGGCTGATGACTTACGACTGCGCCTGGAAGATCGACGAGGGCCGCGACGTGCGCAGCGAGATCTCGATGATCAAGAGCTTCTGCACCGAGAGCGCCTACGAGATCGTCGATCACGCGATGCAGCTCTACGGCGGCATGGGCATGACCCGCGAGCTGCCGCTCTACCTCATGTCGAACAAGCTGCGCACCATGCGCATCTACGACGGCCCGAGCGAGATCCACAACTGGGTGGTCGCCCGCGCCCTGCTGGGGACGAGCGAGTAG
- a CDS encoding ArsR/SmtB family transcription factor has product MPSRLIVSRELADLFRLLAHADRLRLIEELRGGEKDVSGLAAALDLPATRVSQHLALLRAQRLVEERRDGRSHFYRLVPAHLADWIIDALPFVDIRQRLEDASHIDTARALWGVPDPHSSD; this is encoded by the coding sequence ATGCCGAGTCGGCTGATCGTGTCGCGGGAACTCGCCGATCTGTTCCGCCTGCTCGCCCATGCCGACCGCCTGCGACTGATCGAGGAACTGCGCGGCGGCGAGAAGGACGTGAGCGGCCTTGCGGCGGCGCTCGATCTGCCCGCCACCCGGGTTTCCCAGCACCTCGCCCTGCTGCGCGCCCAGCGCCTCGTCGAGGAACGACGCGACGGGCGCAGCCATTTCTACCGCCTCGTGCCGGCCCACCTCGCCGACTGGATCATCGACGCCCTGCCCTTCGTCGACATCCGCCAACGGCTCGAGGACGCCAGCCACATCGACACCGCGCGCGCCCTGTGGGGCGTGCCCGATCCCCATTCGTCTGACTGA
- a CDS encoding carbonic anhydrase translates to MPSFAQGVVKFQREVFPEKQELFEKLATGQSPEALFITCSDSRIETAMLTQTDPGELFICRNAGNIVPPHTNQTGGMTASIEFAIGALKVPNIVVCGHTECGAMKGAMNRAALTSLPHVREWLGYAQGAVDIVEAIGAGLDPDAKMRMLLEQNVILQLQHLKTHPTVAVALAQKAVTLHGWVYDIKTGEVSAFDDNTGTWVPVEDRYAADLAGAVLHKHAC, encoded by the coding sequence ATGCCGAGTTTCGCCCAGGGCGTCGTCAAGTTCCAGCGCGAGGTCTTCCCGGAGAAGCAGGAGCTGTTCGAAAAGCTCGCCACCGGCCAGAGCCCCGAGGCGCTGTTCATCACCTGCTCCGACAGCCGGATCGAGACCGCGATGCTCACCCAGACCGATCCGGGTGAGCTGTTCATCTGCCGCAACGCGGGCAACATCGTGCCCCCGCACACCAACCAGACCGGCGGCATGACCGCCTCGATCGAATTCGCGATCGGCGCCTTGAAGGTGCCCAACATCGTGGTCTGCGGGCACACCGAATGCGGGGCGATGAAGGGCGCGATGAACCGCGCCGCCCTCACCAGCCTGCCCCACGTGCGCGAATGGCTGGGCTATGCGCAGGGCGCGGTCGACATCGTCGAGGCGATCGGCGCGGGGCTCGATCCCGATGCCAAGATGCGGATGCTGCTCGAACAGAACGTCATCCTGCAATTGCAGCACCTCAAGACCCACCCCACGGTCGCGGTCGCGCTCGCGCAGAAGGCGGTGACGCTCCACGGCTGGGTCTATGACATCAAGACCGGCGAGGTTTCCGCCTTCGACGACAACACCGGCACCTGGGTCCCGGTCGAGGATCGCTACGCCGCCGACCTCGCCGGGGCGGTGCTGCACAAGCACGCCTGCTGA
- a CDS encoding SulP family inorganic anion transporter: MPAATADRLTSAVIGRDFLASIVVFLVALPLCMGIAIASGAPPALGLITGIVGGLVVGTLAGSPLQVSGPAAGMAVLVFQLVQEHGLIMLGVVGLIAGALQLLAGALKLGQWFRAISPSVIHGMLAGIGVLIFASQLHVMLDDAPRASGLLNIAAIPEAIVKAIPTDSSVHHLAAMAGIVTIATIVLWNQFKPKALALIPGPLLGVIVGTAFAIAFALPITLVELPATLTSGLNIPTTEALAGFADPDILTLGLVFAFVASAETLLCATAVDKMHIGARTDYDKELRAQGIGNMICGGLGALPMTGVIVRSSANVDAGATTRLSAILHGAWLLLAVAAFPFVLNEIPTSVLAAILVYTGYKLVNVAQIRKIAEFGRQELVIYFATLIGVVAIDLLTGVILGFALATAKLVYTFSHLEIRREHDTEANRVDLWMTGSATFFSIPQLGQALESSPFGSEVHIHVEKLDYIDHACLEMLSSWEKLHQSTGGTLVVEWSELVERYGRRSEDPSKTAIPALMVRPAA; encoded by the coding sequence ATGCCCGCAGCCACAGCCGACCGCCTGACCTCCGCCGTGATCGGCCGCGATTTCCTCGCCTCGATCGTGGTGTTCCTGGTCGCCCTGCCGCTGTGCATGGGCATCGCCATCGCCTCGGGCGCGCCGCCCGCGCTGGGGCTGATCACGGGGATCGTCGGCGGGCTGGTGGTGGGCACGCTGGCGGGCTCGCCGCTGCAGGTGAGCGGCCCTGCGGCGGGTATGGCGGTGCTGGTCTTCCAGCTGGTGCAGGAACACGGGCTGATCATGCTCGGCGTCGTCGGCCTCATTGCCGGCGCGCTGCAACTGCTCGCCGGGGCGCTCAAGCTCGGCCAGTGGTTCCGGGCGATCTCGCCTTCGGTGATCCACGGGATGCTGGCGGGGATCGGCGTGCTGATCTTCGCCTCGCAGCTCCACGTCATGCTCGACGACGCCCCGCGCGCGAGCGGCCTGCTCAACATCGCCGCCATCCCCGAGGCGATCGTCAAGGCGATCCCGACCGACAGTTCCGTGCACCACCTCGCGGCGATGGCGGGGATCGTGACCATCGCCACGATCGTGCTTTGGAACCAGTTCAAGCCCAAGGCGCTGGCGCTGATCCCCGGGCCGCTGCTCGGCGTGATCGTCGGCACGGCCTTCGCCATCGCCTTTGCCCTGCCGATCACGCTGGTCGAACTGCCCGCCACGCTGACCAGCGGGCTGAACATCCCCACCACCGAGGCGCTCGCCGGCTTCGCCGATCCCGACATCCTGACCCTTGGCCTCGTCTTTGCCTTCGTCGCCAGCGCCGAGACGCTGCTGTGCGCGACCGCGGTGGACAAGATGCACATCGGCGCGCGGACAGATTACGACAAGGAACTGCGCGCGCAGGGGATCGGCAACATGATCTGCGGCGGGCTCGGCGCGCTGCCGATGACCGGGGTGATCGTGCGCTCCTCGGCCAATGTCGATGCCGGCGCGACCACGCGCCTGTCGGCGATCCTCCACGGCGCCTGGCTGCTGCTGGCGGTGGCGGCCTTCCCCTTCGTGCTCAACGAGATCCCGACCTCGGTGCTCGCCGCGATCCTGGTCTATACCGGCTACAAGCTGGTGAACGTCGCGCAGATCAGGAAGATCGCCGAGTTCGGCCGGCAGGAGCTGGTGATCTACTTCGCGACGCTGATCGGGGTGGTGGCGATCGACCTGCTCACCGGCGTGATCCTCGGCTTCGCGCTGGCGACCGCCAAGCTGGTCTACACCTTCTCGCACCTCGAAATCCGGCGCGAGCATGACACCGAGGCCAACCGGGTCGACCTGTGGATGACCGGCTCTGCCACCTTCTTCTCGATCCCGCAGCTCGGCCAGGCGCTCGAAAGCTCGCCCTTCGGGTCGGAGGTGCACATCCATGTCGAGAAGCTCGACTACATCGACCACGCCTGTCTCGAGATGCTCTCCTCGTGGGAGAAGCTGCACCAGTCGACCGGCGGGACGCTGGTGGTGGAATGGAGCGAGCTGGTCGAACGCTACGGGCGGCGCTCGGAAGATCCTAGCAAGACCGCAATCCCGGCGCTAATGGTCCGCCCCGCCGCCTGA
- a CDS encoding ArsR/SmtB family transcription factor — MPSRKIVANELAHVLRQISHPDRIRLLLKLQSGDQTVNELGDILEISPTRVSQHLGVLRAIALVETETHGQKRVYRLAQPDLALWLIEGIDFVAHRFSRASSSDIEQAKKLWQAEAAETVM, encoded by the coding sequence ATGCCCAGCCGCAAGATTGTTGCCAACGAGCTCGCTCACGTGCTGCGGCAGATTTCCCACCCGGACCGCATCCGACTGCTGCTGAAATTGCAATCGGGCGACCAGACGGTGAACGAGCTGGGGGACATTCTCGAGATATCGCCGACCCGCGTCTCGCAGCACCTCGGCGTGCTGCGCGCGATCGCGCTGGTCGAGACCGAGACCCACGGGCAGAAGCGTGTCTATCGCCTCGCCCAGCCCGATCTGGCGCTGTGGCTGATCGAGGGGATCGACTTCGTCGCCCACCGCTTCAGCCGCGCCAGCAGCTCGGATATCGAGCAGGCGAAGAAGCTGTGGCAGGCCGAGGCCGCCGAAACCGTGATGTGA